The Panicum virgatum strain AP13 chromosome 5K, P.virgatum_v5, whole genome shotgun sequence genome has a window encoding:
- the LOC120708431 gene encoding 14 kDa zinc-binding protein-like isoform X1, with product MSRNGGAQGQHPPTTASGDRLAVIASHLSHSWLGSPAHMASEKEAALAPEPVDGPTIFDKIIRKEIPSQVVYEDQKVLAFRDITPQAPIHIIIIPKVKDGLSRLSKAEERHVEVLGNLLYAANVVAKQEGLEDGFRIVINDGPEGCQSVYHLHVHLLGGRQMNWPPG from the exons ATGAGCCGGAACGGCGGCGCCCAAGGCCAACATCCTCCGACGACGGCGAGTGGCGACCGCCTCGCGGTCATCGCGTCTCACTTATCCCACTCTTGGCTCGGCAGTCCGGCGCACATGGCCAGCGAGAAGGAAGCCGCACTCGCCCCCGAGCCCGTCGACGGCCCCACCAT TTTTGACAAAATTATCAGGAAGGAGATCCCATCTCAGGTGGTTTATGAGGACCAAAAG GTCCTTGCATTCCGAGACATTACACCACAAGCTCCCATACATATTATAATCATACCCAAGGTTAAAGATGGGTTATCTAGGCTGTCGAAG GCAGAAGAAAGGCACGTCGAGGTTCTGGGCAATCTTCTGTATGCTGCAAACGTTGTAGCAAAGCAGGAAGGGCTTGAGGATGGCTTCAGGATTGTCATCAACGATGGGCCCGAAGGAT GTCAATCTGTGTATCACCTCCATGTCCATCTTCTTGGGGGACGGCAGATGAACTGGCCACCTGGGTGA
- the LOC120708431 gene encoding 14 kDa zinc-binding protein-like isoform X2: MVTLAAFVCPFGCTEPTAGKHAEIFLRYLFCRTLSQLVSFDKIIRKEIPSQVVYEDQKVLAFRDITPQAPIHIIIIPKVKDGLSRLSKAEERHVEVLGNLLYAANVVAKQEGLEDGFRIVINDGPEGCQSVYHLHVHLLGGRQMNWPPG; the protein is encoded by the exons ATGGTTACTCTGGCAGCTTTCGTTTGTCCATTTGGATGCACTGAACCTACGGCTGGGAAACATGCAGAAATCTTCCTTCGATACCTTTTCTGTCGCACACTCAGTCAACTAGTCAG TTTTGACAAAATTATCAGGAAGGAGATCCCATCTCAGGTGGTTTATGAGGACCAAAAG GTCCTTGCATTCCGAGACATTACACCACAAGCTCCCATACATATTATAATCATACCCAAGGTTAAAGATGGGTTATCTAGGCTGTCGAAG GCAGAAGAAAGGCACGTCGAGGTTCTGGGCAATCTTCTGTATGCTGCAAACGTTGTAGCAAAGCAGGAAGGGCTTGAGGATGGCTTCAGGATTGTCATCAACGATGGGCCCGAAGGAT GTCAATCTGTGTATCACCTCCATGTCCATCTTCTTGGGGGACGGCAGATGAACTGGCCACCTGGGTGA
- the LOC120708427 gene encoding F-box protein At5g46170-like, with translation MHTKARIHADPVQEFDRFDCLPDSLVLLILNKLEDMRSLGRCSAVSKRFSGLVPLVHDVCVKIDRVLTVDGDSEAALNLSSPKPQNILSHLFKLMLFAITKPFHDMGGNPNGAGRPLFTQHSPAQVLRSFSHVRNLRVELPSGDVGVEEGVLLKWRAEYSSTLQSCVILGGTLVSRDAGGADHEPSPDDSGTMPESFYTNGGLKLRVVWTISCLIAASTRHYLLRSIVEEHPTLRSLVLADADGQGALRMGAEQLRDFRERPVAASACSNRTQVPACNIKLRYAPCLELPGGSALLGATLLVIKPAGDGSGGGGRGDRKEADAFVSGAFDGPLRFAVKALMKRRTYLLEMNGF, from the coding sequence ATGCATACCAAGGCTCGAATCCACGCTGACCCGGTCCAGGAGTTTGACCGGTTCGACTGCCTGCCGGATTCACTCGTGCTGCTGATCCTGAACAAGCTCGAGGACATGCGTTCGCTCGGGCGCTGCTCCGCGGTGTCCAAGCGGTTCAGTGGCCTGGTTCCCCTTGTGCACGACGTCTGCGTCAAGATCGACCGCGTCCTGACTGTGGATGGAGACTCCGAAGCTGCTCTGAACCTGTCGTCGCCCAAGCCCCAGAACATCCTCTCACATTTGTTCAAGCTGATGCTGTTCGCGATCACCAAGCCCTTCCATGACATGGGCGGCAACCCAAACGGCGCCGGGCGGCCACTGTTCACCCAGCATTCGCCTGCGCAGGTGCTGAGGAGCTTCTCCCATGTTCGCAACCTTCGCGTGGAGCTGCCATCTGGGGACGTCGGCGTCGAGGAGGGGGTTCTGCTGAAGTGGCGGGCGGAGTACAGCAGCACGCTTCAGAGTTGCGTGATCCTGGGCGGCACCCTTGTCAgccgcgacgccggcggcgccgatcACGAGCCGTCTCCGGATGACAGTGGAACCATGCCCGAATCCTTCTACACCAACGGCGGGCTGAAGCTCCGTGTGGTGTGGACCATCAGCTGCCTGATCGCCGCTTCGACGAGGCACTACCTCCTCCGGTCGATCGTCGAGGAGCACCCGACGCTGAGAAGCCTGGTCCTGGCGGACGCCGACGGGCAGGGCGCGCTGCGCATGGGGGCGGAGCAGCTGAGGGATTTCAGGGAGCGCCCGGTGGCGGCCTCGGCGTGCTCCAACAGGACGCAGGTCCCCGCGTGCAACATCAAGCTGAGGTACGCGCCGTGCCTGGAGCTCCCTGGCGGCTCGGCGCTGCTGGGCGCGACCTTGCTCGTCATCAAGCCCGCCGGcgacgggagcggcggcggcggccgtggcgatcGGAAGGAAGCTGATGCTTTTGTGTCCGGCGCGTTCGATGGGCCCCTGAGGTTTGCTGTGAAGGCACTGATGAAGAGGCGCACGTATCTTCTGGAGATGAACGGGTTCTAG
- the LOC120708429 gene encoding thaumatin-like protein: protein MASPARSSLLLLAAVALAAASTADAITFNVINRCRDTLWPAALPGGGARLDPGRTWTVEVPAGTSSARMWARTGCDFDGAGRGSCETGDCGGALECTVSGRPPATLAEYTLGDPDYIDVSLVDGFNVPMSFQ from the coding sequence ATGGCGTCTCCGGCGAGGtcctctcttctcctcctcgccgccgtcgccctcgcGGCGGCCAGCACGGCGGACGCGATCACCTTCAACGTCATCAACCGCTGCAGGGACACgctgtggccggcggcgctcccgggcggcggcgcgcggctggaCCCTGGCCGGACGTGGACCGTGGAGGTGCCGGCGGGCACGTCGAGCGCGCGGATGTGGGCGCGCACGGGCTGCGACTtcgacggcgccggccgcggctcgTGCGAGACGGGCGACTGCGGCGGCGCGCTGGAGTGCACCGTGTCCGGGCGGCCCCCCGCGACGCTGGCCGAGTACACGCTGGGCGACCCGGACTACATCGACgtctccctcgtcgacggcttCAACGTGCCCATGTCCTTCCAGTGA
- the LOC120708430 gene encoding protein RETICULATA-RELATED 3, chloroplastic-like, which translates to MASTAFAATKFLPAHLDSSPRIAPHRAGPTANLSFAPLSPSSSSAASLLRLRSPSPSGPGGRLPPPPRSYGGGGSGDAADSGGGNGRRGGILGVFLAGWAARVAADPQFPFKVLMEEIVGVTACVLGDMASRPNFGLNELDFVFSTLVVGSILNFVLMYLLAPTASVAAAASSAAAALPSHMFEPGAYSLGSRVATLVSKGATFAMVGFAAGLAGTALSNGLIAMRKRMDPEFETPNKPPPTLLNAATWAIHMGVSSNLRYQTLNGVEYLLGKVAPAPVFKVSIVALRCINNVLGGMSFVLLARLTGSQRSDKPATAAEEKERLIAVGNAAADAINEAKDAEGK; encoded by the coding sequence ATGGCCTCCACGGCCTTCGCCGCCACCAAGTTCCTCCCGGCCCACCTCGACTCCTCCCCGCGCATCGCGCCCCACCGCGCCGGCCCCACCGCGAATCTCTCCTTCGCGCCGCTTtccccctcttcctcctccgcggcgtcgctcctccgcctccgatCCCCGTCGCCGTCCGGCCCGGGAGGCAGgctgcccccgcccccgcgctcgtacggcggcggcggatctggcgACGCCGCGgactccggcggcggcaacggccgCCGCGGGGGCATCCTCGGCGTCTTCCTGGCCGGCTGGGCCGCCCGCGTCGCCGCGGACCCGCAGTTCCCgttcaaggtgctcatggaggAGATCGTCGGCGTCACCGCCTGCGTGCTCGGCGACATGGCCTCCCGCCCCAACTTCGGCCTCAACGAGCTCGACTTCGTCTTCTCCACCCTCGTCGTCGGATCCATCCTCAACTTCGTCCTCATGTACCTCCTCGCGCCCACCgccagcgtcgccgccgccgcctcgtccgccgccgccgcgctccccaGCCACATGTTCGAGCCCGGCGCCTACTCGCTCGGCTCCCGCGTCGCCACCCTCGTGTCCAAGGGCGCGACCTTCGCGATGGTCGGGTTCGCGGCCGGGCTCGCCGGCACCGCGCTCTCCAACGGGCTCATCGCCATGCGGAAGCGCATGGACCCGGAGTTCGAGACTCCCAacaagccgccgcccacgctgcTCAACGCGGCCACCTGGGCGATCCACATGGGCGTCAGCAGCAACCTGCGTTACCAGACTCTGAACGGGGTCGAGTACCTGCTCGGCAAGGTAGCGCCGGCGCCAGTGTTCAAGGTGTCCATCGTTGCTCTCCGCTGCATCAACAACGTGCTTGGTGGCATGTCCTTCGTGTTGCTTGCCAGGTTGACTGGATCGCAAAGATCAGATAAGCCAGCGACGGCTGCAGAAGAGAAGGAACGGTTGATAGCTGTGGGCAATGCCGCCGCAGATGCCATCAATGAGGCAAAGGACGCAGAGGGTAAGTAA
- the LOC120708431 gene encoding 14 kDa zinc-binding protein-like isoform X3: protein MSRNGGAQGQHPPTTASGDRLAVIASHLSHSWLGSPAHMASEKEAALAPEPVDGPTIFDKIIRKEIPSQVVYEDQKAEERHVEVLGNLLYAANVVAKQEGLEDGFRIVINDGPEGCQSVYHLHVHLLGGRQMNWPPG, encoded by the exons ATGAGCCGGAACGGCGGCGCCCAAGGCCAACATCCTCCGACGACGGCGAGTGGCGACCGCCTCGCGGTCATCGCGTCTCACTTATCCCACTCTTGGCTCGGCAGTCCGGCGCACATGGCCAGCGAGAAGGAAGCCGCACTCGCCCCCGAGCCCGTCGACGGCCCCACCAT TTTTGACAAAATTATCAGGAAGGAGATCCCATCTCAGGTGGTTTATGAGGACCAAAAG GCAGAAGAAAGGCACGTCGAGGTTCTGGGCAATCTTCTGTATGCTGCAAACGTTGTAGCAAAGCAGGAAGGGCTTGAGGATGGCTTCAGGATTGTCATCAACGATGGGCCCGAAGGAT GTCAATCTGTGTATCACCTCCATGTCCATCTTCTTGGGGGACGGCAGATGAACTGGCCACCTGGGTGA
- the LOC120708432 gene encoding ABSCISIC ACID-INSENSITIVE 5-like protein 2 — MGSQTMASQAGGGGGGGGGGAGAVQRGQMQNLARQGSLYSLTLDEVQSHLGEPLHSMNLDELLKSVFPDGLDHDGGTTSQYEQTSGLLRQGSITMPPELSKKTVDEVWKGIQDAPKRNVTESGRGRRERQPTLGEMTLEDFLVKAGVVTQGYLKDLNDVGNVEQVGSAGPVGLTAGVQWLDHYQHQITAIEPHQHGQHSMPGGYMPSQLALQPLNVGPGAILESYSDGQITSPMMGALSDSPTPGRKRGAPGDVADKLMERRQKRMIKNRESAARSRARKQAYTNELENKVSRLEEENGRLKRQKELEKILFSAPMPEPKYQLRRTSSVAF, encoded by the exons ATGGGGAGTCAAACAATGGCATCACAGGCtgggggaggaggcgggggcggcgggggcggtgcTGGCGCAGTGCAACGCGGGCAGATGCAGAACCTGGCAAGACAAGGGTCTCTGTATAGCCTTACCCTTGACGAGGTGCAGAGCCATTTGGGAGAACCCCTGCATAGCATGAACCTTGATGAGTTGCTCAAGAGTGTCTTTCCTGATGGTCTAGACCATGATGGTGGCACTACCAGCCAGTACGAGCAGACCTCAGGCCTCTTGAGACAGGGGAGCATCACCATGCCGCCTGAGCTTAGCAAGAAGACAGTGGATGAGGTGTGGAAAGGCATCCAGGATGCACCGAAGAGAAATGTCACAGAGAGTGGTAGGGGGAGACGAGAGCGGCAACCAACACTTGGGGAGATGACGCTTGAGGATTTCTTGGTGAAAGCTGGGGTCGTTACCCAAGGATATCTGAAGGACTTGAACGACGTAGGCAATGTGGAGCAGGTTGGTAGTGCTGGGCCTGTTGGTTTGACTGCTGGAGTACAGTGGTTAGACCACTACCAGCACCAGATTACAGCTATCGAGCCCCATCAGCATGGGCAACACAGCATGCCAGGTGGTTATATGCCGAGTCAGTTAGCCCTTCAGCCACTGAACGTTGGGCCGGGTGCTATTCTGGAATCATACTCTGATGGCCAAATTACTTCACCAATGATGGGTGCACTTTCTGATTCCCCGACACCTGGTAGGAAGCGTGGTGCCCCAGGAGATGTGGCGGATAAGTTGATGGAGAGAAGGCAGAAGAGGATGATAAAGAATAGGGAGTCAGCTGCTCGTTCAAGGGCTAGGAAGCAG GCCTACACTAATGAACTGGAAAACAAGGTATCTCGATTAGAAGAGGAGAATGGGAGGCTAAAGAGGCAAAAG GAGTTGGAGAAGATACTTTTCTCTGCGCCTATGCCTGAACCCAAATATCAACTCAGGAGAACAAGCTCGGTGGCTTTCTGA